Proteins from one Tenrec ecaudatus isolate mTenEca1 chromosome 8, mTenEca1.hap1, whole genome shotgun sequence genomic window:
- the LOC142454364 gene encoding beta-defensin 103A-like — protein MRLHYLLFALLFLFLVPVPGSGIFINALQKYFCKIRSGRCAMLGCLPKEEQIGHCSVGGRKCCRRKK, from the exons ATGAGGCTCCATTATCTTCTGTTTGCATTGCTCTTCTTGTTCTTGGTTCCTGTTCCAG GTAGTGGAATATTCATAAATGCACTACaaaaatatttttgcaaaataagaAGCGGCAGGTGTGCGATGCTGGGCTGCCTGCCAAAGGAGGAACAGATAGGCCACTGCTCTGTAGGTGGCCGGAAATGCTGCCGACGAAAGAAGTGA